One window of Flexistipes sp. genomic DNA carries:
- the surE gene encoding 5'/3'-nucleotidase SurE, producing the protein MKVLITNDDGIYSKGIYELYKSISKIAEVVVVAPIKEQSAVGHAITVKYPLRLHEVNRKGEFFGYGVEGTPADCVKLAFDDIITIKPDLVVSGINHGANLASNVIYSGTVSAATEGAMLGVKSMAVSLASIEYTDFSAAADFAAFFAKYLHNLNDYHSNLIFNINVPPLERGEIKGWKFTKQGKTRFMDTFEKRLDPRGNTYFWLKGEKTVVHRSQDCDDYLLEQGFVSVTPIKYDLTDYSLYEKLKNTEGVKEWK; encoded by the coding sequence ATGAAAGTTCTTATTACGAATGATGACGGCATATATTCCAAAGGTATATACGAGCTGTATAAAAGTATTTCAAAAATTGCTGAAGTCGTTGTTGTGGCACCTATTAAAGAGCAAAGTGCTGTGGGGCATGCCATCACTGTAAAATATCCCCTGAGGCTTCACGAAGTTAACCGTAAGGGCGAGTTTTTCGGATATGGTGTTGAGGGTACACCGGCTGATTGTGTGAAGCTTGCTTTCGATGATATCATTACGATTAAGCCTGATCTTGTTGTTTCAGGGATTAATCACGGAGCCAATTTAGCCTCCAATGTCATTTACTCCGGCACTGTTTCCGCAGCCACTGAAGGCGCTATGCTGGGGGTTAAATCGATGGCTGTCAGTTTAGCCTCAATTGAATACACCGATTTTTCTGCAGCTGCTGATTTTGCTGCTTTTTTTGCCAAATATCTGCATAATCTGAACGATTACCATTCAAATCTTATCTTTAATATAAATGTACCTCCGCTGGAAAGGGGGGAAATAAAAGGGTGGAAATTTACAAAACAGGGAAAAACGAGATTTATGGATACGTTTGAAAAGCGTCTTGACCCCAGAGGGAATACGTATTTTTGGCTTAAAGGGGAAAAGACTGTTGTTCACAGAAGTCAGGACTGCGATGATTATCTCCTTGAGCAGGGGTTTGTGAGTGTGACGCCGATTAAATATGATCTTACTGATTACAGTCTTTATGAAAAGCTTAAAAATACTGAGGGGGTTAAAGAGTGGAAGTGA
- a CDS encoding tetratricopeptide repeat protein: MKKTGVFVLSILFICTSLLHAEVKVPDFSFFGKEIASFRIKPSFTKINVSFKNAKSFSTYIESIKIEAESFDRKEYSTKKPGSIYGGTFGTGLSAVFVGNKAYRNYLVKQFLEGNYLGVVNAYPEYKNKFTGGKFANETAFLYASSLLKTGDIPKAVEIFERVAAGEDNFAFYAQDKLFEYLEEVGRYKDILRLGGHLKRLSPYASYLYLDTLYKNNQYDKMLNFTSDYEEYVSEYQVIRDYKIAAEYFAGKLEKVAGYEASSEVSVNFITDALLKTGNLERAFILINGMNRNNAYKYYFNFKYHILKGDYEKAEKSYEKIAKERDKLSLLFFYLSESFPDIRENVLSIFTFSNPVNRDYLNYYKGLLYLSRNKYEKAAEYFEQVVFQENLLINSYFYKGICYADENASRSKHFFIRYLNNGEDKEKKNIARFMLGQFYYIEKQYEQTLMLVESCSTAFCTELKAQVYLAESDFREAFNLLENIDSNKAVYIKAAALFNMQDYEKALTMLNKINGTYPGKDLLKMLTYYKLEEFDKGLEIFNRHKNEKDFIDRTIRQLYLANEYYTVINILNSIADLTPEYRLIMAKSLYSTGKYDRAEQIYYDFLKEKKYLYDSINGLISIQSRQKIQKSFLIKGFKWLNDMEFERENVIALDFARLAFNSGDTGMGIKYLNYFFNNYPDASNVKEAYILRADFFFNKGKLKECIMDMNSAISRFGRDGELLLQKAKCLKEDDTLKALEIYRELSDSERFERVAKTNIMEQSDNVSEVENIALEFKKEQYDLYLKGIERVLNITPLNRLEKKEEYAYELIDSGIRKYAPAGAYFVGAVEYAKGNYKKAASGLMKVYYLYPGSDYALKSLKLAKKAFTETGDNTNADKVQKIIDKMGSKEE; the protein is encoded by the coding sequence ATGAAAAAGACGGGAGTGTTTGTTTTATCCATATTGTTTATATGTACCAGTCTGCTTCATGCTGAAGTTAAAGTCCCAGATTTTTCTTTTTTCGGAAAAGAAATTGCCAGTTTTCGTATAAAACCTTCATTCACGAAGATTAACGTCAGCTTTAAAAATGCAAAAAGTTTTAGTACTTACATAGAAAGTATTAAGATTGAAGCTGAGTCTTTTGACAGAAAAGAATATTCCACCAAAAAACCGGGTTCAATTTACGGTGGGACTTTCGGAACGGGGTTATCGGCCGTATTTGTGGGGAATAAAGCCTACAGGAATTACCTCGTAAAACAGTTTCTTGAGGGCAATTATCTCGGCGTTGTGAATGCATATCCTGAATATAAGAATAAATTCACAGGCGGGAAATTTGCAAATGAGACGGCTTTTTTATACGCATCTTCCCTTCTGAAGACAGGTGACATTCCAAAGGCTGTGGAGATTTTTGAAAGGGTGGCCGCCGGTGAAGACAATTTTGCCTTTTATGCCCAGGATAAACTTTTTGAGTACCTCGAGGAAGTCGGAAGATACAAAGATATACTCCGCTTAGGCGGGCATTTAAAAAGGCTCAGTCCGTATGCATCGTATCTATATCTCGATACTTTGTACAAAAACAATCAATACGATAAAATGCTTAATTTTACAAGTGATTACGAAGAGTATGTTTCTGAATACCAGGTGATAAGGGATTACAAAATCGCGGCAGAATATTTTGCCGGGAAACTGGAGAAAGTGGCAGGATACGAAGCTTCATCAGAGGTATCTGTTAACTTTATTACAGATGCACTCCTTAAAACCGGTAATTTGGAGCGTGCTTTTATTCTGATAAACGGTATGAACAGGAATAATGCCTATAAATATTATTTTAATTTTAAGTACCACATTTTAAAGGGAGATTATGAAAAGGCTGAAAAAAGCTATGAAAAAATAGCAAAGGAAAGGGATAAACTCAGCCTTTTGTTTTTCTATCTGTCGGAAAGTTTCCCCGATATCCGTGAAAATGTCCTGAGTATATTTACGTTCAGCAACCCTGTTAATAGAGATTATTTGAATTATTACAAAGGTTTACTTTACCTAAGCAGGAATAAATATGAAAAAGCTGCTGAATATTTTGAACAGGTGGTTTTTCAGGAAAACCTGCTTATTAACAGCTATTTTTACAAAGGCATATGTTATGCTGATGAAAATGCGAGCAGGTCAAAACATTTTTTTATCAGATATCTGAACAATGGGGAGGACAAGGAAAAGAAAAACATTGCCAGATTTATGCTGGGGCAGTTTTATTACATTGAAAAGCAGTATGAACAGACTCTGATGCTTGTGGAAAGTTGTTCCACCGCCTTTTGCACAGAGCTTAAAGCACAGGTTTATCTGGCTGAGTCAGATTTCCGGGAGGCTTTTAACCTTCTTGAAAATATTGACAGCAATAAAGCCGTTTACATAAAAGCTGCCGCACTGTTTAATATGCAGGATTATGAAAAAGCCTTGACAATGCTCAATAAAATTAATGGCACTTACCCCGGTAAAGATTTGTTAAAAATGCTTACATATTATAAGCTTGAGGAGTTTGATAAAGGGCTGGAAATATTCAACCGGCATAAGAATGAAAAAGATTTTATCGACAGAACGATAAGACAGCTTTATCTTGCGAATGAATATTACACGGTGATAAATATTTTGAATAGTATCGCAGATCTGACACCTGAATACAGACTGATCATGGCAAAATCGCTCTATTCCACAGGCAAATATGACAGAGCTGAACAGATTTATTACGATTTTTTGAAGGAGAAAAAATATCTTTATGACAGTATAAACGGACTTATTTCTATACAAAGCAGGCAGAAAATACAAAAAAGTTTTCTGATAAAAGGTTTCAAATGGCTTAATGACATGGAATTCGAGAGGGAAAATGTTATTGCGCTTGATTTTGCCAGGCTCGCTTTCAACTCCGGTGACACCGGCATGGGGATAAAGTATCTCAATTATTTCTTTAACAATTATCCTGATGCATCAAATGTTAAAGAGGCATATATTCTCAGAGCTGATTTCTTTTTTAATAAAGGCAAGCTGAAAGAGTGTATTATGGACATGAACAGTGCTATAAGCAGATTTGGCCGGGACGGGGAACTTTTGCTTCAGAAAGCAAAATGTTTGAAAGAAGATGACACTTTAAAAGCCCTTGAAATCTACAGGGAACTCAGTGACAGCGAACGGTTTGAAAGGGTGGCCAAAACAAATATTATGGAGCAGTCGGATAACGTTTCGGAAGTGGAAAATATTGCTTTGGAATTTAAAAAGGAGCAGTACGACCTTTATCTAAAAGGTATTGAAAGAGTTTTGAATATTACTCCTTTAAATAGACTTGAGAAGAAAGAGGAGTATGCATACGAGTTGATAGATTCGGGAATCAGAAAATATGCTCCTGCAGGAGCATACTTTGTCGGTGCTGTTGAGTATGCAAAAGGGAATTATAAAAAAGCGGCATCAGGGCTTATGAAAGTATATTACCTTTATCCCGGATCAGATTATGCATTAAAGTCATTAAAGCTTGCTAAAAAAGCTTTCACTGAAACAGGTGACAATACAAACGCGGACAAAGTACAAAAAATAATAGATAAAATGGGAAGCAAGGAGGAATAG
- a CDS encoding MotA/TolQ/ExbB proton channel family protein — MLEILEKGGVLMYPILLLSIISLAVFLERLVSLRKNRYVPKNFMDKLYVFLQNKSFQDARSLCDMNSCAIGDISKTILDNLDLPISRLMELSEEAGRFQAKKLERFLPTLQTIANIAPLLGLLGTVVGMIKTFVVISQQGVGNAQALAGGISEALLTTAAGLSVAIPTVIFYHIINSRSERVVYELEGATSNILNLIFKEETK; from the coding sequence ATGCTTGAAATTTTAGAAAAGGGCGGAGTGTTGATGTATCCTATTTTGCTACTGTCAATAATATCACTGGCAGTATTTTTGGAGCGTTTGGTCAGTTTGCGTAAAAACAGATATGTTCCAAAAAATTTTATGGATAAGCTGTATGTTTTCCTGCAGAATAAATCCTTCCAGGATGCACGGTCTCTTTGCGACATGAACAGTTGTGCAATAGGTGATATATCAAAAACAATCCTTGATAATCTGGATTTGCCAATTTCACGGCTGATGGAGCTGTCAGAAGAAGCCGGCAGATTCCAGGCCAAGAAACTCGAACGTTTTCTACCCACATTGCAGACAATTGCAAACATTGCCCCTCTGCTCGGTCTCTTGGGTACCGTTGTCGGGATGATTAAAACGTTTGTAGTGATTTCCCAGCAGGGTGTGGGTAATGCCCAGGCTTTGGCGGGCGGAATATCAGAAGCACTGTTAACTACGGCTGCCGGTCTTTCTGTGGCGATACCCACGGTTATTTTCTATCATATTATTAACAGCAGGTCAGAAAGGGTGGTTTATGAGCTGGAAGGTGCCACTTCCAACATCCTTAATCTGATTTTTAAAGAGGAAACAAAATGA
- a CDS encoding molybdopterin-containing oxidoreductase family protein, which yields MSLLKTKLNRRKFLAYSGGTLAAGAMASKFSTIKAVASEHGKQSKESGSKTVPSACAICVNKCSLFADVKDGVIHKLNPNHNFFKSRSMLCARGNVGAKVPYSPDRLKKPLIRTGKRGEGKWKEVSWDEAYDYIIENVIKLINKYDNRSSIAFASTEGLQEEFFRHLTSVVGSTNSVRHPTLCLASNIQGYSSVYGTLPDADIANAKFVVMAGSNRAEAFITPDTIDLAKKHKEQTFVYLDPRATKSAAIADKWFPIKPGTDMAVVLAMINVIISEELYDKEFVNKYTHGFDQLKEHVKENTPEWAEKESEIPADEIRWMARKFAENAPASVWYPGRRSSFTANDVYYRRACAILNAIVGAWDRKGGLIPKSGISLKSHEFIFPLFGRVKSRIDGGKVSFAADVLPEYIKSNKGMPKDEVAYLSEADGSWVLFRDAILKQKPYPVKGMFVYKQNPVESVPNRSKTLEMLKSMEFICTIDIQMSDTAWYSDVVLPESTYLERWDPAHSLGGVAPVVIFRKPVIDPLFDTKSMKDITVDLTERFLKKDEYWVDAWEEDKAYMRDYVKTFKGVPMSHIIKHQLSDYPGAYKMLMEKGCFYKTDKIPYGKTLKEGARLKTKTGKIELASVRYPEAGLYALPVYQKPSEAPQGKYRFVVGRHAQFTQANTQNVPYLLEAYGHYTNMLWIHPKSALKQGLNDGDYAIVKSSVGEQKVKVHVTEYTRPDTVFYLHGFGRLSKWLTNVYKVGASDAEILEDYAETISGNALLHETFVEIKKA from the coding sequence ATGTCTTTATTGAAAACCAAGCTCAACAGGAGGAAGTTCCTTGCTTACAGTGGGGGTACTCTTGCAGCCGGGGCAATGGCTTCTAAATTCTCAACGATCAAAGCCGTTGCATCGGAACACGGTAAACAAAGTAAAGAGTCGGGAAGCAAAACTGTTCCCAGCGCATGTGCAATATGCGTTAACAAATGCTCTTTATTTGCCGATGTCAAAGACGGGGTAATTCATAAACTGAACCCCAATCACAACTTTTTCAAATCCAGGTCTATGCTGTGTGCTCGGGGGAATGTGGGAGCTAAAGTGCCCTACTCTCCGGACAGATTGAAAAAACCTTTAATAAGAACCGGCAAACGCGGTGAAGGTAAATGGAAAGAAGTAAGCTGGGATGAGGCTTACGATTACATTATTGAAAATGTAATAAAACTGATAAACAAATATGACAACAGATCTTCCATCGCATTCGCTTCCACTGAAGGCTTGCAGGAAGAATTTTTCAGGCATCTGACATCCGTAGTTGGATCAACCAACAGTGTACGTCATCCTACGCTGTGTCTTGCTTCCAATATTCAGGGATACTCTTCTGTTTACGGCACATTGCCAGATGCTGACATCGCCAACGCAAAATTTGTTGTTATGGCCGGCTCCAACAGGGCGGAAGCTTTTATTACACCTGACACAATTGATCTGGCAAAAAAACATAAAGAACAGACTTTTGTATATCTTGATCCGCGTGCAACAAAATCTGCTGCTATTGCAGACAAATGGTTTCCGATAAAACCTGGTACGGATATGGCAGTTGTTCTGGCCATGATAAATGTCATCATATCTGAAGAGTTATACGACAAGGAGTTTGTTAACAAATATACACACGGTTTCGATCAGTTGAAAGAACACGTTAAGGAAAATACGCCGGAATGGGCTGAAAAGGAAAGCGAGATTCCTGCAGACGAAATAAGATGGATGGCAAGAAAATTCGCTGAAAATGCCCCGGCTTCTGTGTGGTATCCGGGCAGAAGAAGTTCTTTTACTGCCAATGATGTTTACTACAGAAGAGCATGCGCTATTCTTAATGCAATAGTTGGAGCCTGGGACAGGAAGGGAGGTCTTATACCCAAGTCCGGTATAAGTCTGAAATCTCACGAGTTCATATTCCCACTTTTTGGCAGAGTCAAAAGCAGAATAGACGGCGGAAAAGTAAGTTTCGCAGCTGATGTTTTACCTGAATATATAAAATCCAACAAAGGTATGCCCAAAGATGAAGTAGCTTATCTTTCAGAAGCTGACGGAAGCTGGGTACTGTTCAGGGATGCTATATTAAAGCAAAAACCGTATCCCGTTAAAGGGATGTTTGTTTACAAGCAAAACCCGGTTGAATCTGTTCCTAACAGATCTAAAACACTGGAAATGCTGAAATCTATGGAATTCATATGTACAATCGATATCCAGATGTCCGATACTGCATGGTATTCAGATGTAGTTCTCCCTGAATCCACATATCTGGAAAGATGGGATCCGGCTCATAGCTTAGGCGGTGTTGCGCCGGTAGTGATTTTCAGAAAACCTGTTATCGATCCTCTTTTTGATACAAAATCCATGAAGGATATTACCGTTGATTTAACTGAAAGATTCCTTAAGAAAGATGAATACTGGGTTGATGCCTGGGAAGAGGATAAGGCTTATATGAGGGATTATGTTAAAACATTCAAAGGTGTTCCCATGTCTCACATTATAAAGCACCAGCTTTCAGATTATCCCGGTGCCTACAAAATGCTTATGGAAAAGGGATGCTTTTACAAAACAGATAAAATCCCATACGGCAAAACCCTCAAAGAAGGTGCCAGGCTTAAAACAAAAACGGGCAAAATAGAACTCGCCAGCGTAAGATATCCGGAAGCCGGACTTTATGCTCTCCCGGTTTATCAGAAACCATCTGAAGCTCCGCAAGGTAAATACAGATTTGTTGTGGGAAGACACGCACAGTTTACTCAGGCAAACACGCAAAATGTACCTTATCTGCTGGAAGCTTACGGGCACTACACAAACATGCTTTGGATACATCCTAAATCCGCACTCAAACAGGGATTGAATGACGGGGACTATGCAATTGTTAAAAGTTCCGTGGGAGAGCAAAAGGTAAAAGTTCACGTCACTGAATATACAAGACCGGATACAGTTTTTTATCTTCACGGTTTCGGACGATTGTCCAAGTGGCTTACCAATGTTTATAAAGTTGGCGCTTCGGATGCCGAAATACTGGAAGATTATGCCGAGACAATATCCGGGAATGCTTTATTGCACGAAACATTTGTAGAAATAAAAAAAGCTTAG
- a CDS encoding FAD-dependent oxidoreductase, with translation MKVLVIGGGPGGIQSTKTLKTHNPEIDVTVIRPEPYSVIYCALPYVVEDLVDRQKVRKSDNLITETGANLVKDKAVNVDFENKVVKTELSGNYNYDKLIISTGATPFIPPIKGNELKNVVSVKTESDLDQILECVEKGARKAVVVGAGNIGIEMSVALKHKGIETYLVEMQDRVVPNMLSKELSKLPEKEIVELGIKLKLNVAVDELTGKERVEKVKLSNNETITLAENDMVIMCVGVKPNVELFKNSPLEIDTDGIKVNEYMETNIEDIYAVGDCTSYISYIDKKPLGGKLATNAVPMAKICAYRILGKNYSYPGFINGAITKCVNWRMGGTGFSEETARQRGFDITTAVGETTTRFPMIPGATKVYVKLIAEKNTLRILGGEVVAGESVPQFIDVISFAIQKNSTAYDLFQFSYCAQPFQTFFPASNAIVQAAEKLLNS, from the coding sequence ATGAAAGTACTCGTTATTGGTGGTGGCCCGGGCGGTATTCAGTCAACTAAAACTTTGAAGACACATAATCCTGAGATAGATGTAACTGTAATAAGACCTGAGCCGTACAGTGTTATATATTGTGCTCTGCCTTACGTTGTGGAAGATCTGGTGGACAGGCAGAAAGTTCGTAAAAGTGACAATTTGATAACAGAAACCGGAGCAAATCTTGTAAAAGATAAGGCTGTCAATGTTGATTTTGAAAATAAAGTAGTAAAAACAGAACTTTCCGGCAATTATAATTATGATAAACTTATCATTTCAACAGGTGCAACCCCTTTTATCCCTCCAATTAAAGGGAATGAGCTTAAAAATGTAGTATCTGTAAAGACAGAGAGTGATTTGGATCAGATATTGGAATGCGTGGAAAAGGGTGCCAGAAAAGCAGTTGTTGTCGGTGCTGGTAACATCGGTATAGAAATGTCGGTGGCTTTAAAACACAAAGGTATTGAAACTTACCTTGTGGAGATGCAGGACAGGGTGGTTCCCAATATGCTAAGTAAAGAACTTTCCAAATTACCGGAAAAAGAAATTGTTGAGCTTGGTATTAAGCTGAAGTTAAATGTCGCAGTTGATGAATTAACAGGAAAAGAGCGTGTTGAAAAAGTAAAGCTTTCCAATAATGAGACTATTACTTTGGCAGAAAATGATATGGTAATCATGTGCGTCGGCGTTAAACCCAATGTCGAACTTTTTAAAAACTCACCGCTTGAGATTGATACCGACGGTATAAAAGTGAACGAATATATGGAAACTAATATTGAAGATATATACGCTGTGGGCGACTGTACGAGTTATATTTCCTACATTGACAAAAAGCCGCTGGGGGGAAAGCTTGCTACAAATGCAGTACCTATGGCTAAAATATGCGCTTACCGGATACTCGGCAAAAACTATTCCTATCCGGGTTTTATTAATGGTGCCATAACAAAGTGCGTAAACTGGCGTATGGGAGGTACAGGATTCAGCGAGGAAACGGCAAGGCAAAGGGGTTTTGATATTACGACTGCTGTAGGGGAAACCACCACAAGATTCCCCATGATTCCGGGTGCCACCAAAGTCTATGTAAAACTGATTGCTGAAAAAAATACCTTAAGAATTTTAGGGGGAGAAGTGGTTGCCGGTGAAAGTGTTCCGCAGTTTATTGATGTGATTTCCTTTGCAATCCAGAAAAATTCTACTGCATATGATTTGTTTCAATTCAGCTATTGTGCTCAGCCCTTTCAAACATTTTTCCCTGCCAGTAATGCTATAGTTCAGGCCGCTGAGAAACTTCTAAACAGTTAA
- a CDS encoding NifB/NifX family molybdenum-iron cluster-binding protein: protein MRISIPLINNEVSDHFGGADSFFVADIADDGEIVREFTQTPPEHAPGVYPKWLKSENVDILLTKSIGGRAKVFLNDYGIKVITGINNDKPEKIVSEYLKGNVNSSNEFCAGSGNCSEH, encoded by the coding sequence ATGAGGATTTCAATACCGCTTATTAATAATGAAGTTAGTGATCATTTCGGAGGAGCAGATTCGTTTTTTGTTGCTGATATTGCTGATGATGGCGAGATTGTTCGTGAATTTACACAAACACCGCCTGAACATGCTCCCGGGGTTTATCCGAAGTGGTTAAAAAGTGAAAATGTGGACATTCTGCTGACTAAAAGCATTGGAGGCAGGGCGAAAGTTTTTTTAAATGATTACGGAATAAAAGTGATCACAGGTATAAACAATGATAAACCGGAGAAAATAGTATCAGAATATTTAAAAGGAAATGTAAATTCCTCAAATGAATTTTGTGCGGGTTCAGGTAATTGTTCAGAGCATTAA
- a CDS encoding 4Fe-4S dicluster domain-containing protein gives MSENSRALKLAEANQKLAHKRRNAKEKWGIVLDTSKCIDCKACTVACKMENYVPVGFYNYRIWVAEDTHYANYPTISRSFQPSQCQQCENPPCVHVCPTHASYKTADGVVMVDADKCILCKYCMTACPYDARYESHSTEAIDKCTFCYQRRDEGRDPACVETCPPKVRVFGDLNDPNSEVYRLLAENEYTVLKPGKGTKPKLKYIK, from the coding sequence ATGAGTGAAAACAGCAGAGCTTTAAAGCTTGCGGAAGCTAACCAAAAGCTTGCACATAAAAGAAGAAACGCAAAAGAAAAATGGGGGATAGTTCTTGATACCTCAAAATGTATAGACTGTAAAGCATGCACCGTAGCTTGCAAAATGGAAAACTACGTACCTGTCGGCTTCTATAATTACAGAATCTGGGTGGCAGAAGATACGCATTATGCCAATTATCCTACCATAAGCAGAAGTTTTCAGCCTTCACAGTGCCAGCAGTGCGAAAATCCTCCATGTGTTCATGTCTGCCCAACACACGCCTCCTACAAAACGGCTGATGGTGTTGTTATGGTGGATGCAGACAAATGCATTCTCTGTAAATACTGCATGACCGCATGCCCTTATGATGCAAGATATGAAAGCCACTCTACAGAAGCCATTGACAAATGTACTTTTTGTTATCAGCGGAGAGACGAGGGAAGAGATCCGGCTTGTGTTGAAACCTGCCCTCCTAAAGTAAGGGTGTTCGGCGATCTTAATGACCCGAACAGCGAAGTTTACAGACTTTTGGCAGAAAATGAATACACGGTTTTGAAACCTGGAAAAGGAACAAAACCGAAACTCAAATATATAAAATAG
- a CDS encoding ExbD/TolR family protein, with protein MKFRDDKKTRSVDINLTPLIDVVFLLLIFFMVSTTFIYTDALKVNLPKAKGENVEIKKNINIVISQNGSININGNRVSKAGLSRKLNELHKAMPDATVILQADKNSAHGDVVFVMDYCKRAGFEKLAIATEEE; from the coding sequence ATGAAATTCCGTGACGATAAAAAGACGAGAAGCGTTGATATCAATCTGACCCCGCTGATAGACGTGGTCTTTTTACTCCTGATTTTTTTTATGGTTTCCACCACATTTATTTATACAGATGCACTGAAAGTCAATCTGCCTAAAGCAAAAGGTGAAAACGTTGAGATTAAAAAAAATATTAATATTGTGATTTCCCAAAACGGCTCGATTAATATTAACGGCAACAGAGTTTCAAAAGCAGGTTTGTCCAGAAAATTAAACGAACTGCACAAAGCGATGCCAGATGCCACTGTGATTCTGCAGGCGGATAAAAATTCAGCCCATGGTGATGTTGTTTTTGTAATGGATTACTGTAAAAGGGCTGGGTTTGAAAAGCTTGCAATAGCAACCGAGGAAGAATGA
- a CDS encoding DUF134 domain-containing protein: protein MPRPPKERLVMHRPRVNEFGPYNDNKPNKDESLDNNGNATILTLDELEAMRLADLECLSQEEAASLMNVSRQTFGRIVEIARKKMADALINGKIVKIECEEYIRFYKRHLKCIRCAHEWEDSDGAKTNYYCSKCNSDEIIKMRRCGKECKCPLKLTGNIP from the coding sequence ATGCCTCGTCCACCTAAAGAAAGATTGGTTATGCACCGGCCTCGGGTTAATGAATTCGGACCATACAATGACAACAAACCAAACAAAGATGAATCCTTAGATAATAATGGTAATGCGACAATTTTAACTCTTGATGAGCTGGAGGCAATGAGGCTTGCTGATCTTGAATGCTTATCCCAGGAAGAAGCTGCCTCTCTGATGAATGTATCAAGACAAACTTTTGGCAGAATAGTTGAAATAGCCAGAAAAAAAATGGCGGATGCTCTGATAAACGGCAAGATTGTCAAAATAGAGTGCGAAGAATACATAAGATTCTATAAGAGACATTTAAAATGCATCAGATGCGCCCATGAATGGGAAGATTCGGATGGTGCAAAAACAAACTACTATTGCTCCAAATGCAACTCCGATGAAATAATAAAAATGAGAAGGTGCGGAAAAGAGTGTAAATGCCCTTTAAAGTTAACCGGCAATATACCCTAA
- the nrfD gene encoding NrfD/PsrC family molybdoenzyme membrane anchor subunit produces the protein MTTNVSTMNVFAKNDKISNIWLILTLLISLLGVYGLFSVLINGHDVYGVTRTVPWGILISTYVFFVVSSTGLCLVSSMGHVFGIENFEVIGKRSIILAIFTLLCGFGVIALELGHPFRMMIYNVISPNFESAIWWMGTLYGVYLVFIIVEFYFLMKHNHKGAFYAGLGGFLAGISAHSNLGAVFGLLEARPFWHGPYLPIYFILSALISGSALIIIIFFVAYRSPSNMPEKVVKVLKSITKIFGFLVGVLIFFDIWKVITSIYGAPPEKFEAVQTLLSGQLGVNFWLFEVALGMLIPFFIIIFTKGRNIKASLVAAISAVIGIFYMRYDLVIAGQLVPMREPAPGAHVQGALPNGLVSYTPSFTEVSIVIGAIAFCAFLYLMAEKYLNLNEE, from the coding sequence ATGACTACCAACGTATCAACCATGAACGTTTTTGCTAAGAACGATAAAATATCCAATATATGGTTAATATTAACCTTGCTTATCTCGCTTTTAGGTGTATACGGTTTGTTCAGCGTCCTGATTAACGGCCATGATGTTTACGGTGTAACCAGAACGGTTCCCTGGGGGATTTTGATTTCCACATATGTATTTTTTGTGGTTTCAAGCACGGGACTTTGCCTGGTCTCATCCATGGGGCACGTTTTCGGAATTGAAAATTTTGAAGTCATCGGAAAAAGATCGATCATACTGGCAATATTTACTCTGTTGTGTGGTTTTGGTGTCATTGCCCTGGAGCTCGGACACCCTTTCAGAATGATGATATACAATGTGATCTCACCCAATTTCGAGTCAGCCATCTGGTGGATGGGTACTTTGTACGGAGTATACTTGGTATTTATCATTGTTGAATTTTACTTTCTGATGAAGCACAATCACAAAGGTGCGTTTTACGCAGGTCTTGGAGGCTTTCTGGCAGGTATTTCAGCCCACTCTAACCTCGGAGCGGTTTTTGGTCTGCTGGAAGCAAGACCTTTCTGGCACGGTCCTTACCTGCCAATATACTTTATACTTTCTGCTCTTATATCAGGATCTGCTTTGATAATAATCATTTTCTTTGTAGCTTACAGATCTCCTTCAAACATGCCGGAGAAAGTAGTGAAGGTTTTAAAGAGCATCACCAAAATTTTCGGTTTCCTTGTTGGTGTATTGATATTTTTTGATATCTGGAAAGTTATTACTTCAATTTACGGAGCACCTCCAGAAAAATTTGAAGCTGTACAGACACTGCTTTCCGGCCAGCTGGGCGTCAACTTTTGGTTGTTTGAAGTTGCTTTGGGAATGTTAATACCATTTTTCATAATTATTTTTACAAAAGGAAGAAACATTAAAGCAAGTCTTGTTGCAGCTATCTCAGCAGTAATAGGAATCTTTTATATGAGATATGATCTGGTAATCGCCGGTCAGCTTGTTCCAATGAGAGAACCGGCTCCGGGAGCTCATGTGCAGGGAGCACTTCCCAACGGATTGGTATCTTATACTCCCTCATTCACCGAAGTATCAATCGTTATAGGTGCGATAGCTTTCTGTGCATTTCTCTATCTAATGGCAGAAAAATATCTTAATTTAAACGAAGAATAA